The genomic stretch GGGTCCTTGGTCTGCGACGGAAAAATCAGGTCGAGTAACTTGTTGGAGCCGTAGAAATAGGCCACTGCAGCGGCAACGCCGATGACCACAGCCAACAAGGCTTTTAAAATCTGTTCCACGCCGTTTGTCTCCCTAGAACGGATATGAAACTGAGTTCGCCGGACCGTTCTGTTCTTGCCTTTTCAGCTTTTCGACGCTCGCCCGAGGCGAACCGAACCCAGCCGCAAGGCGCGCAGGTTTTGTCCATGCGTGCCTTCGGAACAGTGCGCTACCGCGCTATCTCATTTTCGAGGAGTGGCGCACCGGGCCGAAGACGGCCCGGTGCATTATGACAAAACGCAACCGGTTTGACGACCGTTACTTGAGGGTATCCCAGGAGTTCTGGATCTCGGTCGCCGCTTCTTCGGCCGACTGGCCGCCGACATAATCGATCATGCCGGTCCAGAACGCGCCTGCGCCGATCTTGCCGGGCATCAGGTCGGAACCGTCAAAGCGGAAGGTCGTGGCTTCGGTCAGGATCTCGCCTTCGCCGCGCAGCGTGTCGTTGGCGTAAGCCTCCGGATTGACGTCCTTGAAGGGCGTCAGGAAGCCGGACTGCGCCATCCAGACTTCATGCGCGATCGGCGTTTCGAGGAACTCGATAAAGGCCTGAGCGGCGGGGCTGTCATCGGTGATGCCGAACAGCGTGCCGGCGCCGAGAACGGGCCTGCCGAGGTCTTCGCCCTCGTAAGCCGGGAAGTAGAAGAAGTCCGCGTCAAGACCGAGCTCGACGCCTTCCGGGAAGAAGGACGGGATGAACGAGGCCATCTTGTGCATGTAGCACTTCGGCGGGCTGTCGAAGAGACCCTTCGGGCTGTCGCGGAAGTCGGTGGAGGCGACCGCGGCCGCGCCGCCGTCAACGAACGTGTCGTTCTTGGCGAACCAGCCGAATTCATCGATCGCGTTGACGACGCGCGGATCGTTGAACGGAATTTCGTTGGTGACCCACTGGTCATAGACTTCCGGCGGCTGGGTGCGCAACATCATGTCCTCGACCCAGTCGGTCGCCGGCCAGCCGGTGGCGCCGCCGGAACCGAGACCGATGCACCAGGGCGTGCCGCCGTCGGCCACGATCTGCTCGGTGAGCGCCTTCAGCTCTTCCATGGTTTCCGGAACGTCATAGCCGGCATCGTCGAAATTGTCCGGAACGTACCAGACGAGCGACTTCAGGTCTGCCTTGTAGGGAAAGACGTAGAGGCCGGGCGCGCCATCGGGTCCCTCATAGGTCGAAAGGTCGACCCAGGACTGACCGGCGGCGTATTTTTCCGACAGGAACTCGCCTGCGGACGCCGGGAGCTCGGTCAGGAAACCCTTGGCCGCGAGGTCGGCGGCAAGGCCGGGCTGCGGGAACACGGCAATGTTTGCCGGGCTGCCGGCCTGGGTGTCGATGACGATCTGCTGCTCGAAGGAGTCGGAACCGGAATATTCGACATTCGCGCCGGTCGCCTCTTCGAAATAAGCCAGAACGCTTTCGATCAGATCCTTGTCGGGGCCGAGCCAGGGGCCGAAGATCGTCAGCGTCTGACCGCTCAGGTCATGGGAATCGGAAAACTGGGTAAAGCTGTCCCAGTTGAAGCGGGAATCCTCGCCCGGGGCGAACTTCAGATCGGCAGCCTGGGCCGCACCGGCAACGAGGGCGAGCGAGGCTACGCCCGTCAACAGAACTTTATGCATGTGATTTACCTCCCATCACATTCAACCCTCTCGAGGGCTTCGGTTGTCAGACAACACTTTATCCAAAGCGCTTTGACATCTCCAGAGAATTCTCGTGTGACGGGTCTGAGTCAACCCCTTTCCGCAAATCACGACCGATTTTTGCCGTTTTTCTGCACTTAAAGACGATTTTCTGTCGATCCGACTCGAAAAGGGCTTTTCTTTCTCCGACAAGGCTTGATAAAAAAGCCAAACCGCTTTGGAAGCCGCCAAAGAGGTCCGTGCACGCTTCGCGCGAGGGCGCATGAGCGAGGCGAACGGATTTTCGCGGAACCATCCTTGTCGGTGAACGATTTGGAGCGCACAGGGTTTCACGCTTTCTTTTTTGTGTTACGTGCCTCCGGGGAGGAAACGGGAGTGAACCTGAAACAATTGTCGGCGCGGCTCGGCCTTTCGCCGACGACTGTCAGCCGGGCCCTGAACGGATATCCCGAGGTCAACGCCGCGACCCGCGAGCGGGTGCTGAAGGCGGCGCGCGAGACCGGCTACCGGCCGAACCGCACGGCGCAGCGCCTGGCCACCGGCAAGGCCGGTTCGATCGGCCTGTTGATGCCGATCGGCGACCAGGTGATTTCGGACCTGCATTTCGGCGAGTTTCTGAGCGGGCTGGGCGAGAAGGCCCAGGCGGAAGACTTTCACCTCGTGGTCATGCCGTCTGACCCCGCTGACGAGGTCTCCGCGCTGCGAAGCCTTGCGACCAGCGGCTATGTCGACGGGCTTTGCCTGGCCTATATCCGCGAGCAGGACAGCCGGATCGATCTGATGGAATCCTTCGGCCTGCCCTTCGTGGTCCACGGCCGCTTCTTCGATCCGCCGCACCCCTATCCCTCGCTCGACGTCGACAATGAGGCAGCCTTTTACGACGCCACGCGTCTCCTCCTCCAGCTTGGCCATCGCCGTATCGGCCTTATCAACGGCGACGAGAAATTCGGCTTTGCCATCCGCCGGCGCGACGGCGTCATCAAGGCGCTCTCGGAGGCGGGCCTCCGCCTTGACGAACGCTTCCATGTCTCCGCCCAGATGACCGAGGCCGACGGACAGCGCGCGGCCGAACGGTTTCTCGCCGGCGACGAAACCCCGACGGCCATGCTGTGCTCCAGCATGGTGCAGGCGCTCGGCATCGTGCGCGCCGTCACGCAATCGGGCCTTCAGCTCGGCAGGGATATCTCGCTGATCTCCTATGACGACGTGCTGCCGCTCCTGCGCCCCGAACTGTTCTCCGTGCCGCTGACCACGACGCGCTCATCGCTGCGCACGGCGGGCAAACGGGTCGCCGAACGGCTGATCCACCGCATCAACGGCCTGGAGAAGGACGATGTCCAGGAATTGTGGCGACCGGAACTGGTCGTGCGCGCCTCCACCGGACGGGCGCCGGGCTGAATGCGCGCCTTGCAGGCAAGCGAGCCTTCCGCGGCTTCGAACGATTTCCGTTGCATCGCACATGCCGATTTGCCGGCGCTTACGCCCCGCTCGCGCAATCCGGTCGAAGCATCTTCAAGATGCGCTCTGCCGCCCGGTCGGCCGAAAGCACGCTCGTATCCAGCACCAGCGCGGCTTCGGGCCATGGCGCATAGTCACGGTCAAGCACATCCTGCCAGCCCGGCTCGACATGCCCTTCGCCGATATCCCTCGTCCGGCTTTCCAGCCGGGCGCGATGCAGGGCCGCGTCCGCGCAGATGACTTCGACGCCGAGGAAACCGGCTCCGCCCTCTGAAGCCGCCTTTTCGAACATGGCGCGGGTCAACGGCCAGGGATTGACGCAATCGATGATAACGTCCTGTCCGGTCTTCAGGTTCGAGACGGCGAGCGCCGCGGCGATTTCATAGCCCAGCGGACCGATCTCGCGCGCCGGATCGTCCTTCCTGAGCACGGCCTCGATCTCGTCGACGCGCAGGAAGACCGCCGGACGCTCTTGCGCGAGACGCCGGGCAATCGTGGTCTTGCCAACGCCCGGCAGGCCGGCAAAGGAAATGAGCGTCGGCACGCGATGTCCCTCGAGGTTCGCCGGTCAGGCCCTGCCGGTCGGCAGCGCTCCGGCCCTCTTCTCCGCCTCAAAGGCGGCAGGCGCATCAACATAGGCTTCCTGTCGCGCAACGCTCCAATAGCGCAGTTCGTCCAGCGGAATCCGCTTGCCAGTCACCGCGCAGGTCACATGGGTGCCGGGTACGACCACTTCGAAATCGGCGTCCAGATACCGGATTTTCGCCTCGCCGCGGCCATTGCCTTCAAGGATATTCAACAGTTCATCTCCAGAAATTCGCCCGCCGGTGCTAGCGCCCGAACAGGCGTTCGATATCGGAAAGCTTCAGCTCTATATAGGTCGGGCGACCGTGATTGCACTGGCCTGAGCCCGGCGTCTCCTCCATCTGCCGGAGAAGAGCATTCATTTCTTCCACGCGCAAGCGCCGGCCGGAGCGCACCGAGCCATGACAGGCCATGGTGGCGGCAACGCTCTCAAGCTTCGCCCGCAGCCCCTCGGCCGTCTCCCACTCGCCAGCCTCGTCGGCAAGCTGGCGGATCAGCGCCGGGGCGTTGACCTCGCCCAGCATGGCCGGCGTCTCGCGCACCGCGATCGCGCCGGGCCCGAAGCGCTCATAGACGAGGCCGAGGCGGCTCATCTCCTCGGCAAAGGGCATCAGCCGGTCGCAGTCTTCTTCCGGCATATCGACGATTTCCGGGATCAACAGGCCCTGCGAGGGCAGCCGGCGGTCGACAAGCGCCTTGCGCAGCGCCTCGTAAACAAGGCGCTCATGGGCAGCGTGCTGATCGACGATCACCAATCCGGTCTCCGACTGGGCGACGATATAATTTTCATGCAGCTGCGCGCGGGCGGCGCCCAGAGGATGGCTGAGCGTGGTCTCTTCGCCGCGCGGCGGCTCGAAGGCCTCCGACCGCGCCGAGGGCGCATCGAAACCGGCAAGCATGCGAGCGGCCTCTTGCGGTTTTGCGGTCTCCGCTGTTCCGGCAAAGGCGGGTGCGGCCCCTTCAGCAAAGCCTTCCGGCCGATAGGGGGAACGCTCGGGCGACCAGTTCACGTTCGACGGGCGGATATCGCGATGGCCGAAGCCGCCGCCGAAACCGCCTGTCTGTTCGCCTTGCGGCGCGACGCCCGGCCTGAAGGCCCTGAGCATCGCGTCTGCCCCGGTGGACGACGCGCGGTCGCCGCTCCTCGTCAGCGCCTCGCGGATCGCGCCGACGACCAGCCCGCGGACGAGCCCCGGATCACGAAAGCGGACATCGGCCTTGGCCGGATGGACATTGACGTCGACCAGCGCCGGATCCAGCGAGAACCAGAGGACGGCCATCGGATAACGCCCCTTCGGCACGGTCTCGGCATAGGCCGCGCGGATGGCCCCCATCAACAGCTTGTCCTGCACCGGACGGCCGTTGACGAAGGCATAGAGATGGCCGGAATTGCCGCGATTGAAAGTCGGCACGCCGACAAAGCCGGAAAGGGCGACGTCTTCGCGCACCGCATCGATCTCGATCGCGTTCGGCCGGAAGTCCTTGCCCAGAACCTGGGCGATGCGGGCCAGCCGGTCATCGCCGGTTGCCGGCAATTCCAGCGTCGAGCGGTCGGAGCCGGACAGGACGAAGCGAACCGCCGGAAAGGCGAGCGCCATGCGCTTGACCACCTCGGTGATCGCGCCGGATTCCGCACGCTCGGTTTTGAGAAACTTCAGCCGGGCGGGCGTGGCGAAGAACAGGTCGCGCACTTCGACGATCGTGCCCGGATTGACGGGCGCGGGCTGCGGTTCGGTGAGCTTTCCGCCGTGAAGCTCGATCCGATACCCTTCTGCAGCGCCCTTCGTGCGGCTTGCAACGGAAAGCCGCGCCACCGAGCCGATCGACGGCAGCGCCTCGCCGCGGAAGCCGAGCGTGCGGATATCGGTGAGATCGGCGGAGATCTTCGAGGTGCAGTGCCGCTTGACGGCAAGCGCCAGATCGTCCGGGCTCATGCCGGAGCCGTTATCGGTGACGCGCAGCAAGGCCTTGCCGCCGCCGGCGGTCGCGATCTCGATGCGGGTCGCCCCCGCATCAAGCGCGTTTTCCACCAGTTCCTTGGCAGCGCTTGCCGGCCGCTCGATGACCTCGCCGGCGGCAATCTGGTTGATGACGGTTTCCGAAAGCTGTCTGATGCTCATGGCGCATCCTTAAAGGGATTCGCGCCGTTTTGGAACGCTCGCGGATTATGCCGTCCCCCGCTTTTGGCGCGCACGGGACAGCGCCCGGCGCTTTCGCCAGGGCATGAACCTCATTTCCGTGTAGCATGGACGAAGAGAACGCCGGAGACCGCCATGTACAAAGACCCCCTGCTCCAGCCTTTCCAGCTCAAGCACCTGCGCCTGAAGAACCGGCTGATGTCCACCGCCCATGAACCGGCCTATGGCGAGGGCGGACTGCCGACGGAACGCTACCGGCTCTACCACCGGGAAAAGGCCAAGGGCGGCATCGCGCTCACCATGACGGCCGGATCGGCTGTCGTCGCGCCGGATTCGCCGGCGGCCTTCGGCAATCTCCATGCCTGGCGCGACGAGATCGTGCCGCTGATGGCGCGCCTTGCCGAGGACTGTCACGAGCACGATTGCGCGGTGATGATCCAGTTGACGCATCTCGGCCGGCGCACCAGCGGTTGGAACATGGGCGACTGGCTGCCGGTCCTTTCCGCATCGCCGATGCGGGAGGCCGCCCACCGCACCTTCCCCAAGGCAATGGAGGATTTCGACTTTGTCCGCATTGCCGAAGACTACGCCACCGCCGCCGAACGGATGATGGCAGCCGGCCTCGACGGCATCGAGATCGAGGCCTATGGCCACCTCCTGGACAGTTTCTGGTCGCCCGTCACCAACCAGCGCGACGATGACCATAACGGCCCGCTTGAAAACCGGCTGCGTTTCACCTTTCAGGTGCTCGAGGCCATCCGCAAGCGCTGCGGTCCGGATTTCATCGTCGGCATGCGGCTTGTTGCCGATGAGAACCGGGCGGGCGGCCTTTCCCGCACGGAAGGGCTTTCGATCTGCCGGATGCTCGTTGACAGCGGAACGATCGACTTCCTCAACGTTATTCGCGGCCATATCGACCATGACGCGCCTCTGACGGAGGTGATTCCGATCCAGGGCATGGCGTCCGCCCCGCATCTCGATTTTGCCGGCGCGGTGCGGGAGATGACGCGGTTTCCCGTCTTCCATGCCGCCCGCATCGCCGATGTCGCCACAGCCCGCCATGCGGTTGCCGAAGGGCGTCTCGACATGGTCGGCATGACGCGCGCCCATATCGCCGATCCGCATATCGTCGCGAAGATCGAGGCCGGGGTCGAGGACCGGGTCCGCCCCTGCGTCGGCGCCACCTATTGTCTCGACAGGATCTATGAGGGCGGCGAGGCGCTCTGCATCCACAATGCCGCCACAGGCCGTGAGGCGACCATGCCGCATGTGATCGCGAAGTCCGAGACGCCGCGCAAGGCCGTCGTGGTCGGCGCCGGGCCGGCAGGGCTTGAGGCCGCGCGGGTGCTGGCCGAGCGCGGTCATGATGTCACGGTGTTCGAAGCCGCCGGGGAAGCGGGCGGACAGATCAGGCTTCTCACCCGCAATCCACGCCGGCGCGAGCTCATCGGCATCATCGACTGGCGGCTCGCCGAACTGGAACGCCTGAATGTCCCGATCCGCTACAATGTCTATGCGGAGGAAGACGATGTTCTGGCGGAAGAGCCGGATCTGGTTGTGGTCGCCACCGGCGGCATTGCCCAGTCGCCGCCGCTTGATGAGGGCGAAGCGCTTGCCGTTTCAAGCTGGGATATCCTGGCCGGCACGGTGAAACCCGCCGACACGGTGCTGCTTTATGATGATCACGGCGGTCACCCGGGCCTGACGACGGCCGAAATGATCGCGAGCAGCGGCGCAGCACTTCGGATCGTCACGCCCGAGCGCTTCTTCGCGCCCGATGTCGGCGGGATGAACCATGTGCCCTATGCTCGAAGCTTTGCGGAAAACGGCGTCGGGATCACCATCAACAAGCGTCTTTCGGCGATAAGGCGCGACGGCAACGGGCTGAGGGCGGTGCTTGCCTCCGACTACGCGCCGGGCGTCTTCGAGGAAGTCGCGGCGGCACAGGTCGTGGTCGAATACGGCACCATGGCGATGGATGATCTCTATTTCGCGCTGAAGCCGCTTGCGCGCAATGGCGGCGCGGTTGACTACAAGGCCCTGATCGCGCGGAAGCCGTCGCTGCCGCAGACGAATGCCGGGGGCCGGTTCGACCTTATCCGCATCGGCGATGCCATCCATGCCCGCAACATCCACGCCGCCATCTATGACGCGCTGCGCTACTGTTCGTCGGCGTGACGCTCAAAACGCCCGGTAAGCCGGATCGAAGCGCGGTCTGGCGCCCGTCACCAGGGCGAAGGTGAAGCCGGCATTCGGTTCCTCGACGATATCGGCATCGCGGGCAGCCGAGGTCACCATCATCCAGCCGCCGTCGCGGCCGATGAAGGCCGGGCAGGTCGGCTGCCGGGCGGGCAGCTGGAAACGGGTGACGAGCCTTCCGGAGGTATCATACTGGTCGAGAACCCCGGCGCCGAAACGGGCATTCCAGATGTGCCCGTCGCCGTCGCAGATCGCCCCGTCCATACCGCCCGGCTTCTTCGATGTATCGATGAACACCTCTTCGGGACCATCGGGCAGACCGGTTTCGGGGTCGACGGGAACGCGCATCAGCTTGTTGATGCGCGTGTCGACATAATAGCCCGTCGCGCCGTCGGGCGAAAAGCAGATGGCATTGGGGATCGTGACCCTGTCGAAGATCTTCGTCACCTTGCCGGCGAGTACGTGGTAGATCGCCCCTGCCCCGTCTTCGGCCTCCTTGCCCATGGTGCCGACCCAGAAGGCGCCGGATTGATGCACACGTGCGTCATTTGAGCGGGTGACGGCATTGTCCGGCTCGATGGCAGCATGGAGACTGAGCGCACCGGTGGAGACATCGTGAAAATAAAGCCCGGTCTCCATGGCGATGACGTGGCGCCGCTCATCGACCACGGCCATGGCGCTCGCCATTTCCGGCAGCGAGACGATCCGCCTGTCCCGGGTCGAGGCATTGAGCAGGTGGAGCTTGCTGTCGAGAATGTCGAACCACCAGATCTGGTCGGCGGTCGGGTCATAGCCCGGCCCCTCGCCGAGCGTCGTCCGGTCATTCACCAGAATACGGCCTTCGAATACGGTCTCTGCAGTCATTGTCGCTACCGGCGCTCCTCTTGTCATGTGGTGGCGGTCTTTTGCATTCGCGAGAGCCCCCCGCGCGAGAATCGCAGACTTTCCCGGCCGTGCAAATGAGGAAAGCCAACGAAAGCCGAGAAATCAAGCGATCTTGCCGCGCCTGTGCCGTCAGGCGGGACAAAAGCTCCGAAAAAGCCCCCGGGGACCGTCATTGGAAGAAAAAAATCCGGATTTTTGAACGCCCGCCGGCGGCCTTGCCCCGGGCCCAAAAAATAAGCTGAGTCAATAATTTGTGCATCGCAACACGGACGCTCTGCCCGTCATTGACGGGCGATCAAGTCTAAATCCCTGTTCTTCCCGCAAAAAAGCAGCTTGCATTGGTTCAGGTAATCGTTCATCTTCTCTCCAGTTCCAGAGGGGATGAAAACAAACACGCGCCCAAGAGCGCGACTTGAAAACGATAGAAACGCCGGCGCGACGGACTTTTGAAAGTCTATGTTTTCGCCCCGGCGTTTCTATTTTTTTCTCCCCCACCCTTCCTCACGCCACGAGAGACATGCTTTTCGACTGACCGCCTTTCGGACAAGGCGTCGAGTCGAGGGGGCCGCTTCGCCATTGGCGTTTCGCGCAATCTCCACTATCTAGGCACTGAGTGAGAACAGGAAGGCAGCCATGACCGCGATCAGCAAGGAACAGGTTCTGAAGAGCCTTGAAACCGTCACGCTTGCCGACGGCAAGCCGCTGTCTTTCAGCGGCCTCGTCTCCGACATCTTCATCGCTGACGGCAAGATCTATTTCTCGCTGAACGTTCCCGCCGACAAGGTTGAGGCCTACGAGCCTGTGCGTCTTGCCGCGCAAAAGGCCGCCGAAGCGCTGCCCGGCGCGCGCCAGGCGCTGGTGACGCTGACGGCCGAAAAGCCTGCCGGACAGAAAGGCGAGCGCCCCGACGCCAGACAGAAACCCGATGCGCCGAAAGAGGGCGCCGGCGGAAAGGGCCAGGCCAAGCCCGAAATTCCCGGCATCGGCTCCATCATCGCCGTCGCCTCGGGCAAGGGCGGCGTCGGCAAGTCCACCACTGCGGTCAATCTGGCGCTCGGCCTTGCGGCGGAAGGCCTCAGGGTGGGACTTCTGGACGCCGACATCTACGGCCCGTCCATTCCCCGGCTGATGGGACTTTCCGGGCGGCCGATGCAGGGGCCCGGCCGCACCATCATGCCGATGGAGAAATACGGCCTCAAGGTGATGTCGATCGGCTTTCTGGTCGACGAGGGCACCG from Martelella sp. AD-3 encodes the following:
- a CDS encoding SMP-30/gluconolactonase/LRE family protein, whose amino-acid sequence is MTAETVFEGRILVNDRTTLGEGPGYDPTADQIWWFDILDSKLHLLNASTRDRRIVSLPEMASAMAVVDERRHVIAMETGLYFHDVSTGALSLHAAIEPDNAVTRSNDARVHQSGAFWVGTMGKEAEDGAGAIYHVLAGKVTKIFDRVTIPNAICFSPDGATGYYVDTRINKLMRVPVDPETGLPDGPEEVFIDTSKKPGGMDGAICDGDGHIWNARFGAGVLDQYDTSGRLVTRFQLPARQPTCPAFIGRDGGWMMVTSAARDADIVEEPNAGFTFALVTGARPRFDPAYRAF
- a CDS encoding AAA family ATPase; this translates as MPTLISFAGLPGVGKTTIARRLAQERPAVFLRVDEIEAVLRKDDPAREIGPLGYEIAAALAVSNLKTGQDVIIDCVNPWPLTRAMFEKAASEGGAGFLGVEVICADAALHRARLESRTRDIGEGHVEPGWQDVLDRDYAPWPEAALVLDTSVLSADRAAERILKMLRPDCASGA
- a CDS encoding Mrp/NBP35 family ATP-binding protein; its protein translation is MTAISKEQVLKSLETVTLADGKPLSFSGLVSDIFIADGKIYFSLNVPADKVEAYEPVRLAAQKAAEALPGARQALVTLTAEKPAGQKGERPDARQKPDAPKEGAGGKGQAKPEIPGIGSIIAVASGKGGVGKSTTAVNLALGLAAEGLRVGLLDADIYGPSIPRLMGLSGRPMQGPGRTIMPMEKYGLKVMSIGFLVDEGTAVIWRGPMVQSALMQMLREVAWGELDVLVVDMPPGTGDAQLTMAQQVPLAGSVVVSTPQDLALIDARKAIAMFNKVSVPVLGIVENMSAFICPNCGETHHIFGHGGAKAEAEKIGVPFLGEVPLAMDIRTTSDAGTPVVAGEPDGPHAKAYRAIAAGTKAGLAAKTSKGPSIVFD
- a CDS encoding LacI family DNA-binding transcriptional regulator; its protein translation is MNLKQLSARLGLSPTTVSRALNGYPEVNAATRERVLKAARETGYRPNRTAQRLATGKAGSIGLLMPIGDQVISDLHFGEFLSGLGEKAQAEDFHLVVMPSDPADEVSALRSLATSGYVDGLCLAYIREQDSRIDLMESFGLPFVVHGRFFDPPHPYPSLDVDNEAAFYDATRLLLQLGHRRIGLINGDEKFGFAIRRRDGVIKALSEAGLRLDERFHVSAQMTEADGQRAAERFLAGDETPTAMLCSSMVQALGIVRAVTQSGLQLGRDISLISYDDVLPLLRPELFSVPLTTTRSSLRTAGKRVAERLIHRINGLEKDDVQELWRPELVVRASTGRAPG
- the mutL gene encoding DNA mismatch repair endonuclease MutL, which encodes MSIRQLSETVINQIAAGEVIERPASAAKELVENALDAGATRIEIATAGGGKALLRVTDNGSGMSPDDLALAVKRHCTSKISADLTDIRTLGFRGEALPSIGSVARLSVASRTKGAAEGYRIELHGGKLTEPQPAPVNPGTIVEVRDLFFATPARLKFLKTERAESGAITEVVKRMALAFPAVRFVLSGSDRSTLELPATGDDRLARIAQVLGKDFRPNAIEIDAVREDVALSGFVGVPTFNRGNSGHLYAFVNGRPVQDKLLMGAIRAAYAETVPKGRYPMAVLWFSLDPALVDVNVHPAKADVRFRDPGLVRGLVVGAIREALTRSGDRASSTGADAMLRAFRPGVAPQGEQTGGFGGGFGHRDIRPSNVNWSPERSPYRPEGFAEGAAPAFAGTAETAKPQEAARMLAGFDAPSARSEAFEPPRGEETTLSHPLGAARAQLHENYIVAQSETGLVIVDQHAAHERLVYEALRKALVDRRLPSQGLLIPEIVDMPEEDCDRLMPFAEEMSRLGLVYERFGPGAIAVRETPAMLGEVNAPALIRQLADEAGEWETAEGLRAKLESVAATMACHGSVRSGRRLRVEEMNALLRQMEETPGSGQCNHGRPTYIELKLSDIERLFGR
- a CDS encoding NADH:flavin oxidoreductase, yielding MYKDPLLQPFQLKHLRLKNRLMSTAHEPAYGEGGLPTERYRLYHREKAKGGIALTMTAGSAVVAPDSPAAFGNLHAWRDEIVPLMARLAEDCHEHDCAVMIQLTHLGRRTSGWNMGDWLPVLSASPMREAAHRTFPKAMEDFDFVRIAEDYATAAERMMAAGLDGIEIEAYGHLLDSFWSPVTNQRDDDHNGPLENRLRFTFQVLEAIRKRCGPDFIVGMRLVADENRAGGLSRTEGLSICRMLVDSGTIDFLNVIRGHIDHDAPLTEVIPIQGMASAPHLDFAGAVREMTRFPVFHAARIADVATARHAVAEGRLDMVGMTRAHIADPHIVAKIEAGVEDRVRPCVGATYCLDRIYEGGEALCIHNAATGREATMPHVIAKSETPRKAVVVGAGPAGLEAARVLAERGHDVTVFEAAGEAGGQIRLLTRNPRRRELIGIIDWRLAELERLNVPIRYNVYAEEDDVLAEEPDLVVVATGGIAQSPPLDEGEALAVSSWDILAGTVKPADTVLLYDDHGGHPGLTTAEMIASSGAALRIVTPERFFAPDVGGMNHVPYARSFAENGVGITINKRLSAIRRDGNGLRAVLASDYAPGVFEEVAAAQVVVEYGTMAMDDLYFALKPLARNGGAVDYKALIARKPSLPQTNAGGRFDLIRIGDAIHARNIHAAIYDALRYCSSA
- a CDS encoding ABC transporter substrate-binding protein, with the protein product MHKVLLTGVASLALVAGAAQAADLKFAPGEDSRFNWDSFTQFSDSHDLSGQTLTIFGPWLGPDKDLIESVLAYFEEATGANVEYSGSDSFEQQIVIDTQAGSPANIAVFPQPGLAADLAAKGFLTELPASAGEFLSEKYAAGQSWVDLSTYEGPDGAPGLYVFPYKADLKSLVWYVPDNFDDAGYDVPETMEELKALTEQIVADGGTPWCIGLGSGGATGWPATDWVEDMMLRTQPPEVYDQWVTNEIPFNDPRVVNAIDEFGWFAKNDTFVDGGAAAVASTDFRDSPKGLFDSPPKCYMHKMASFIPSFFPEGVELGLDADFFYFPAYEGEDLGRPVLGAGTLFGITDDSPAAQAFIEFLETPIAHEVWMAQSGFLTPFKDVNPEAYANDTLRGEGEILTEATTFRFDGSDLMPGKIGAGAFWTGMIDYVGGQSAEEAATEIQNSWDTLK
- a CDS encoding DUF2093 domain-containing protein, with the translated sequence MNILEGNGRGEAKIRYLDADFEVVVPGTHVTCAVTGKRIPLDELRYWSVARQEAYVDAPAAFEAEKRAGALPTGRA